From Paenarthrobacter sp. A20:
AGCTCAACGCCAAGCTTCGGGAGTTGCTTGACGAGAAAGAGGGCCTCGAGCTCGAATGGCTGGAGGCTGCCGAAATCCTCGGCGAGTAGGGGGCGTAGGCCGACGCCCCGACCGCCGAAGCGACAACCCCGTCTCACCTTTTGCGGTGGTGGGCTGGGCGCTCGCTCATCTTTTGCGGTGGTGGGCTGGGCGCTGTCTCATCTTCTGTCGGTTTTAGGCAGCTGGTTCATATCCGATGAGCCAATGCAGGCCGTGGCGGTCCACCACTTGGCCGTCGGATGCACCCCAGGGCTTTGGTGACAGTGGGTCCAGGATCCGACCGCCGTCGGCGAGTTTGTCGAACCAATGGTGAAGAACGTCGGGTTCTGCCGCTCCCAGCAGTGAGAGCATGGCGCCTTCCATGCGGACGGTTTTGTCGCCTGTCGCAGCGTCAGATCCACTCAGTGAGACCACTCCGCTGAGGACGCCATGGGCGATGGCATCGGAGGGGCCATCGGTGCGGCTGAAGTCCTCAAACGTGTACAAGGAAAGCTCCCCGCCGAAGATCTCCGCGTAGAAGCTGAGGGCTTCACGCGCTGTGCCGGGAAAGGTGACGTAGAGCTGGGGTGCTGACATGAGCACATCCTACAAAGCAGACCCTCCGACCTTGCAATGGCGCGTCACCAATCCGGCTTCCCAGGCGAGGAAAGAAGTACCCCGCGTCATGGGGCTCAGGTGAGAGGGGGATGCCCTAAAACCCGCAGGCGGTGAGAGGGGGATGCCCAAAAACCCGCAGGCGGTGAGAGGGGGATGCCCAAAAACCCGCAGGCGGTGAGAGGGGGATGCCCAAAAACCCGCGGGCGGTGAGAGGGCGTCGAGGCGAGGAACGGGCCAGCACGCGGAGGATGGCTGGTGCAGCGCCGGGAGGGGAATCAGCCCTCTGAACGCAGTCCGGGCTCCTTCTGCAGCCCGGTCAGGCCGTTCCAGGCCAGGTTCACCAGGTGCGCGGCGACGGCCCGCTTGTCCGGTGTGCGGCTGTCGAGCCACCACTGGCCGGTCATCGCCACCATGCCGACCAGCATCTGTGCGTACATGGCGCCGTCGGCTGCACTGAAACCCCGTCGTGCGAATTCATCGGAGAGCAGGTGTTCCACCCGGGCTGTTACGTGGGAGAGCAACGTGGAGAAGGCGCCCTCGGGTTGGGAGGGCGGGGCGTCGCGCATGAGGATCCGGAAGCCGTCGGTGCGGTCTTCGATGTAGCCAAGGAGGGCCAGTGCTGCGCGTTCAACCAGGACCCGGGGCTTGGCTTCGGTGCTGAGGGCCTCGGTGATGGAGTCCAGCAGAATCCGGAATTCTGTCTCCACGACCCGCCGGTACAAGCCTTCCTTGGAGCCGAAGTGCTCGTAGATGACGGGCTTGGAAACGCCAGCGTTGGCAGCGATTTCCTCGATGGTGGTGCCGTCCAGGCCACGGGCTGCGAAGAGGGCGCGGCCGATGCCGATGAGCTGGGATTTGCGCTGCTGGCCGGTCATCCTGACACGGACTGCGGGACCGGTGGCACCATGCTCCAGGGGTTCGGCGGTGTCCGCGGGACGGGGAAGTTCAGTGCGCTTGCTCACGTGACCATCATGCCTTACCGGCCCGCCGCCCCCGGTGGAAACAGGGTCACGGAGGGGTCCCGGAGTGCGCCAGTGAATGGGTGGCGGGCGGTCAAGTCGCGAAGCACGCAATGGTCATGGCAAACTAGATTCTTGTGTGTGCATCCCGGTAGCCCGGGAAACCGTCAGACCCTGCGGTCTGGTGGTGTGAATCATGCACGGTCCGCTCTGGTGTAATGGCAGCACCCCGGCCTTTGGAGCCGTGGAGTATAGGTTCGAATCCTATGGGCGGAACGGTCGGAAAATGCGCTCCTCTCTGTACCTGGAACGGCTCAAACGGTGCCTGGGTCCATTGGGATGGCAGCATTCCGAAGCCGGGTTACCCGGGACATACCGAGCAAGGAGAGCCAGTACGTGAGCCCCGAATCCACCGGTCCCGCAGCCGTCATAGTTTTGGCCGCAGGCGCTGGAACGCGCATGAAGTCCCGGACCCCCAAGATTCTCCACGAAATTGGCGGACGTTCCATGGTGGGCCACGCTCTCCTGGCAGCCCGTTCCATCACTCCACTGAAGCTGGCACTTGTTGTCCGCCACGAGCGTGACCGCGTGGCTGAGCACGTCACCACGCTGGATCCCGCCGCGCTGATTGTCGACCAGGACGATGTTCCCGGCACAGGGCGCGCGGTTGAGGTTGCCCTCAAGGCCCTCGACGCCGCGGCTGAACTTACCGGCACCGTGGTTGTCACGTACGGCGATGTCCCCCTGCTGACCGGCGAACTGCTCGCAGAGCTCGTAACCACCCATGAGGCTGAGGGTAATGCCGTCACCGTCCTCACCGCAGTACTGGATGACGCCACCGGTTATGGGCGGATCCTTCGCGCGGAAGACGGCACCGTCACGGGCATCCGCGAACACAAAGACGCAAGCGAGACTGAGCGCAGCATCCGCGAGGTCAACTCCGGCATCTACGCCTTCGACGCCGCGGTCTTGCGTACGGCACTCTCGAAGGTCACCACGGACAACGCCCAGGGCGAGATGTACCTGACGGACGTCCTCGGGTTGGCGCGCGACGCCGGCGGCCGGGTTGCCGCCGTCGTCACCGAAGACCGCTGGCAGGTTGAGGGTGCCAACGACCGCATCCAGTTGTCGGCGCTTGGCGCCGAGCACAACCGACGCATCATCGAGTCCTGGATGCGCGCAGGCGTGACCGTGGTGGATCCCACCACCACCTGGATCGACTCCACCGTGACGCTCGACGAAGACGTCCGCTTGCTGCCCAACACCCAACTGCACGGTTCCACCACTGTGGCGAGGGACGCCGTCGTGGGTCCTGACACGACGCTGACGGACGTCAACGTAGGCGAGGGCGCGAAGGTGACCCGGACGCACGGATCGGGTTCCACGATTGGTGCCAAAGCGAGCGTCGGACCGTTCACGTACCTCCGCCCCGGCACGGTGCTGGGGGAGACCGGCAAGATCGGTGCATTCTACGAAACCAAGAACGTGACCATCGGCCGCGGCTCGAAACT
This genomic window contains:
- a CDS encoding TetR/AcrR family transcriptional regulator, with translation MTGQQRKSQLIGIGRALFAARGLDGTTIEEIAANAGVSKPVIYEHFGSKEGLYRRVVETEFRILLDSITEALSTEAKPRVLVERAALALLGYIEDRTDGFRILMRDAPPSQPEGAFSTLLSHVTARVEHLLSDEFARRGFSAADGAMYAQMLVGMVAMTGQWWLDSRTPDKRAVAAHLVNLAWNGLTGLQKEPGLRSEG
- the glmU gene encoding bifunctional UDP-N-acetylglucosamine diphosphorylase/glucosamine-1-phosphate N-acetyltransferase GlmU, with the protein product MSPESTGPAAVIVLAAGAGTRMKSRTPKILHEIGGRSMVGHALLAARSITPLKLALVVRHERDRVAEHVTTLDPAALIVDQDDVPGTGRAVEVALKALDAAAELTGTVVVTYGDVPLLTGELLAELVTTHEAEGNAVTVLTAVLDDATGYGRILRAEDGTVTGIREHKDASETERSIREVNSGIYAFDAAVLRTALSKVTTDNAQGEMYLTDVLGLARDAGGRVAAVVTEDRWQVEGANDRIQLSALGAEHNRRIIESWMRAGVTVVDPTTTWIDSTVTLDEDVRLLPNTQLHGSTTVARDAVVGPDTTLTDVNVGEGAKVTRTHGSGSTIGAKASVGPFTYLRPGTVLGETGKIGAFYETKNVTIGRGSKLSHLGYAGDAEIGEDTNIGCGNITANYDGEKKHRTVIGSGVRTGSNTVFVAPVSVGDGAYSGAGAIIRKDVPAGALALSLAAQRNAEGWVIANRPGTASANLAEAAQELASASTSSQSPATIEEGK
- a CDS encoding VOC family protein, whose protein sequence is MSAPQLYVTFPGTAREALSFYAEIFGGELSLYTFEDFSRTDGPSDAIAHGVLSGVVSLSGSDAATGDKTVRMEGAMLSLLGAAEPDVLHHWFDKLADGGRILDPLSPKPWGASDGQVVDRHGLHWLIGYEPAA